A single window of Nicotiana tomentosiformis chromosome 1, ASM39032v3, whole genome shotgun sequence DNA harbors:
- the LOC104090257 gene encoding pentatricopeptide repeat-containing protein At2g21090-like — MQPSEAISSEPVHHFARLLSNCIRTNDLKLGRLIHSRLIKTALTFNTFLANRLIYMYSKCCSIEYAQQAFNELSDKNAQSWNTMLSAYSKKGFFEKTFQLLDVMPDPNVVSYNSIISSLTHHGFPRKAMGFFKRMQIQCGNEFLIDEFTVVGMVNTCAGLGALNLLHELHGLATVIGVRFNLVVCNALIDAYGKCGKPEYSYSIFCQMRETDVFSWTSLLVAYIRASRMADASSLFDHMPIRNVVAWTALITGFAQNGEGDKALCTFKEMLEEGIVPRASTYVSILSACADIPLVGKGKQVHGHIFRCTCLIDLHNVFVVNALVDMYCKCGDMISAMRLFERLDGKDRVTWNSIINGFAQNGNGVMSFFMFEKMIEADTTPNHVTFLGVLSACSHCGLLSEGFQYLHSMERKYGIVPELDHYAILIDLLGRKNMLGEAADLIKRAPWGRDNIGMWGALLGACRVHGNLKLARRAAEDLFELEPDNAARYIMLSNIYAAAGRWDDARSLRRYMDDRGLVKEAAYSWIEIKNIRHKFITKDKSHSRLEEIKELLLKLVDPMKDAGYIFQIECSYFLVADALS, encoded by the coding sequence ATGCAACCAAGTGAAGCAATATCTTCTGAGCCTGTGCATCACTTCGCGCGTCTCCTTTCAAACTGCATCCGAACTAATGATCTCAAGCTTGGGAGACTCATACACTCCCGACTGATCAAGACGGCATTAACCTTTAATACATTCCTCGCCAACCGTCTGATATACATGTACTCTAAATGCTGTTCCATAGAGTATGCGCAACAGGCCTTTAATGAACTGTCAGACAAGAACGCCCAATCTTGGAACACAATGCTGTCAGCTTACTCTAAAAAGGGTTTCTTTGAGAAAACCTTCCAGCTGCTCGATGTAATGCCTGATCCAAATGTTGTGAGCTATAACTCAATCATTTCAAGCTTAACTCATCACGGGTTCCCTAGAAAAGCTATGGGTTTTTTCAAAAGAATGCAAATTCAATGTGGGAATGAGTTCTTGATTGACGAGTTCACGGTCGTTGGCATGGTAAATACTTGTGCAGGTTTGGGTGCATTGAACTTGTTGCATGAATTGCATGGGTTAGCAACTGTGATTGGTGTGAGGTTTAATCTTGTGGTTTGCAATGCACTTATTGATGCTTATGGGAAATGTGGCAAACCCGAGTACTCTTATTCTATTTTCTGTCAAATGCGCGAGACTGATGTATTCTCGTGGACTTCGCTGTTGGTTGCTTATATACGTGCGTCTAGAATGGCAGATGCATCCTCACTTTTTGATCATATGCCAATCAGAAATGTGGTGGCTTGGACTGCTTTGATCACAGGGTTTGCGCAAAATGGAGAAGGAGATAAGGCTTTGTGTACttttaaggaaatgctggaagaAGGTATTGTACCCCGTGCATCCACTTACGTTAGTATTCTAAGTGCTTGTGCAGACATACCTCTTGTAGGAAAAGGGAAGCAAGTTCATGGGCACATTTTTAGATGTACATGTTTAATTGATTTGCATAATGTGTTTGTAGTTAATGCTTTGGTTGACATGTATTGTAAATGTGGAGACATGATATCTGCTATGAGATTGTTTGAGAGGTTAGATGGGAAGGATCGAGTTACTTGGAACTCGATAATAAATGGATTTGCTCAAAATGGGAATGGAGTGATGTCTTTTTTCATGTTTGAGAAAATGATTGAAGCAGATACAACACCAAATCATGTAACTTTTCTTGGGGTTTTATCTGCCTGTAGCCACTGTGGTTTATTATCTGAAGGATTCCAATATCTTCATTCAATGGAGAGGAAATACGGTATAGTACCCGAGTTAGATCACTATGCCATCTTGATTGATTTACTTGGACGGAAGAATATGCTTGGAGAAGCTGCGGATTTGATCAAGAGAGCTCCTTGGGGAAGAGACAATATTGGAATGTGGGGCGCACTTTTGGGTGCTTGCAGGGTACATGGGAACTTGAAGCTTGCTAGAAGGGCAGCAGAAGATCTATTTGAGCTAGAACCTGATAATGCTGCCAGGTATATTATGTTATCCAACATCTATGCAGCAGCAGGAAGGTGGGATGATGCCCGTAGTCTGCGAAGGTACATGGATGACAGAGGATTGGTGAAAGAAGCAGCTTATAGTTGGATTGAGATAAAAAATATCAGACATAAGTTTATCACTAAAGACAAGTCCCACAGTCGGTTAGAAGAAATAAAAGAGTTGCTTCTTAAACTTGTAGATCCAATGAAGGATGCCGGATACATATTTCAAATTGAATGCTCATACTTTCTTGTAGCTGATGCATTATCTTGA